Within the Vagococcus carniphilus genome, the region AACTCAACTAAACGTAAGACACCAGCTGGAACAACTTGAATAAAAGGGTGCAATGCTTCTTTCTCAATTTTTTGAGCATTCATCGCATTTTGACAACTACTAAATAGAACACCTTTTTCAACTAGTTCATGCATTGGAATGAGATACTTTGTCTCAACAAATGCTTTAATAGCATTACCGTTTGCAACAACCTCAATACTTTTAATTTCACCTTTTCCTGAAATTAAAAGATTATTAACATTACCTAGCACAGTCTCCCACTTTTCTAACTCATTGATATGAAATACAACTTTCATTCTTTTTCCTCCTTTAAATAAATTGGTGATTGATAGTAATCTTGTTCTTTTTTATTGTTTTGAACTAAAGAATAAATCATTCCTGCTTTAATATCAAGAGATAATAATTTTTCATTCTTTTTATTAATATTTGTTATGATAGGAAGAGTCGATTTATCTTTTTTTTCCTTTAAAAACTGACGACCTTTTGAATTAAAACCTAACACGCGTATAAATGACTCATTCCAGACACTTGTTATTTCTTTTTCTTTTATTTGAAGTAACACATAAAGACACAATCTTTGAATTCTCGTCCACGTATAGCGTTTGCTTTTTACTTTCATCATAAAGTCATCAAAACGAGAAGAACTTTTTGCAGCATCTTTTAAACGATACTCAAGCCCCTCTACCATTTGATAAATTAATTTCAATTCTTCAATTGACTGTGTTATCAATTGATATTTTAAAAATGGCCATAACTTCTCCCAATTGACTAACTCTAAACTCTTTAAATCCATTAAAGTTTCATCTGGAAGAACACTACTTAGCTCTGAAAAATCATTAAGGAACACTTTTTTTCGAACAGCTGTAGCACTTGCAAAGGAAATATCTGTTACATTCTCATCATGATACTGGCTTCCTACTCTTTTAATTGGAAACAGTGTCATTGGATTTTTATAACAAGCATTTTCTTTAGCATACCCCATCCCTAAAATGTGATTAGGTGAGGAAAAATCCAATGTCATTTCAGGATAAATTTCACGATAAACCTCAGTCATTTGTTGCGGATAGCTTTGACCATTATTTTTTTTAGTTTGAAATAACTCATCTATTCTCTCTTTATTATCATGATGAAATTTACCAAAAGCTTCGTAATCTAGTTTTGACTGAATATCTGTTCCAAAACAAAGACTATCTACGCCTAGACTTTGTAGTAATTTTACACCACCTCGAGTGAAATAATCCGATGCCTGTACAGCAAACGAGAAAGGTAGCTCAATAACTAAATCAGCACCATTTTGAAGTGCTTCATTAGCCCTTGTCCATTTATCTAAAACAGCTGGTTCGCCACGTTGCAAAAAATTTCCACTCATGACTGCTACAAGACACTCTGCATTAGAAACCTTCTTTGCCTGTTCTAAATGATATTTATGTCCATTGTGAAATGGATTATACTCAACGATAACACCACAACTACGCATCTTCTCACTTCCTTAGAAAAAAAACGAGAGTCCCAAAAATGGTCCCTCCCGTTTTATATTTAATTACTTATTTGTGACAAACAAAGAACCATCTCTTAGACGCATCATTTGGTTCAACATCTTCAAAATCAGCATAAACTTTTACTGAGTTAAAACCAGCTTGCTTAAGCAAAGCTTCATACTGACTAATTTCGTAGGTTCTTTCCTCATGAAGCTCATCAAACCGTTCAAACTTACCCTGTTTATCAGAAACAAAGAAAGTTAGAAAATGTTCAACACTAAACTCATGCTCTCCCGGGTAACTTTCCCATAAAAAAGCAAAATCATCCGTCTGATAATGATAGCTATATTCCGAAAATTCTTCTTCAATTTGATGAATTGAATGAACATCAAAGATAAATGTTCCCTTTTCTTTCAATGCGTCATACACACCTTTAAAAACTTGACCTACAGCTTGTTCATCTGGCATATAACAGATTGAATCCGAATAACAAGTTACTACATCAAAACTGTTTTTATCTTCTAATTGAAGCATGTCTCCTGTTTTAAAAGCTAGTTTTTCATCCGCTTCATCAACTCGTTTTTTAGCAAGTTCAATCATATCTTCTGATAAATCTAAACCACAAACATTAAAACCTAAGTTTGCAAGCTCGACAGATAAAATACCTGTCCCACAAGCCAGTTCTAATACTTGTTGCTGATCTTTCCTTACATGGCGACAAGTAAAATCTAACCAATCTAAATAAAGATTTTCATCCATGACCTCATCGTAGATTTTAGCAAATGTTTCATAACTTGCCATTCTTAATCTACCATGCTTGTTAAATTAACAAGGGGTGCATCTGACCATAATTTTTCTAGATTGTAGAATTCACGTTCATCACTATGGAACACATGAACTACTACATCTCCTAAATCAATTAAAATCCAGCGAGCTGATTCTTTTCCTTCAACACGTTTAACTTCCACTTGATTTTTTTGAGCTTCACTTATAACTTCATTGGCGATAGCTAAAACTTGTTTATCACTGTTACCATGGCACACAACAAAATAATCTGCTAATAAAGAAACTTCTTTAACGTTTAATGCCACCATATCTTCTGCACGTTTTGAATCAGCAGCTTTCACTACTAATTCTAAAATATTATCACTATTAATAACAATTCCCTCCATTTATTTCACTACCCATT harbors:
- a CDS encoding DsrE family protein, producing the protein MKVVFHINELEKWETVLGNVNNLLISGKGEIKSIEVVANGNAIKAFVETKYLIPMHELVEKGVLFSSCQNAMNAQKIEKEALHPFIQVVPAGVLRLVELQTADYAYIKP
- a CDS encoding nucleotidyltransferase codes for the protein MRSCGVIVEYNPFHNGHKYHLEQAKKVSNAECLVAVMSGNFLQRGEPAVLDKWTRANEALQNGADLVIELPFSFAVQASDYFTRGGVKLLQSLGVDSLCFGTDIQSKLDYEAFGKFHHDNKERIDELFQTKKNNGQSYPQQMTEVYREIYPEMTLDFSSPNHILGMGYAKENACYKNPMTLFPIKRVGSQYHDENVTDISFASATAVRKKVFLNDFSELSSVLPDETLMDLKSLELVNWEKLWPFLKYQLITQSIEELKLIYQMVEGLEYRLKDAAKSSSRFDDFMMKVKSKRYTWTRIQRLCLYVLLQIKEKEITSVWNESFIRVLGFNSKGRQFLKEKKDKSTLPIITNINKKNEKLLSLDIKAGMIYSLVQNNKKEQDYYQSPIYLKEEKE
- a CDS encoding class I SAM-dependent DNA methyltransferase: MASYETFAKIYDEVMDENLYLDWLDFTCRHVRKDQQQVLELACGTGILSVELANLGFNVCGLDLSEDMIELAKKRVDEADEKLAFKTGDMLQLEDKNSFDVVTCYSDSICYMPDEQAVGQVFKGVYDALKEKGTFIFDVHSIHQIEEEFSEYSYHYQTDDFAFLWESYPGEHEFSVEHFLTFFVSDKQGKFERFDELHEERTYEISQYEALLKQAGFNSVKVYADFEDVEPNDASKRWFFVCHK
- the rsfS gene encoding ribosome silencing factor, which translates into the protein MEGIVINSDNILELVVKAADSKRAEDMVALNVKEVSLLADYFVVCHGNSDKQVLAIANEVISEAQKNQVEVKRVEGKESARWILIDLGDVVVHVFHSDEREFYNLEKLWSDAPLVNLTSMVD